One segment of Nitrospirota bacterium DNA contains the following:
- the glgP gene encoding alpha-glucan family phosphorylase, with protein sequence MSDGNGKRRFPGLPERIAGLEELAFNLWWSWHPEARNLFKMLHRTAWKESVHNPVLELHELGPAVFAQAVKDERFLRHYDAVMSRFHGDIGSAGWFHNAVAEPDAFTIAFFSAEYGLQHSLPFYAGGLGFLAGDILKECSNLRVPLVGVGFMYPQGYLRQRMAADGTQISQSQPLEREKAPIERVGGADGNPLLVRVPAGEPPIFVEVWRVQVGNVPLYLMDTDVEPNSMEDRGISSHLYVGDPEGRLRQEMVLGIGGVEVLNALDIHCSVLHLNEGHPAFAVLERVREMVKDGAAPAQAVELVRQATIFTTHTPVPAGHDVFDFALMEKHFSSYRPDLGLSREEFLALGRNPERPEQGFNMTAFALRSAAHSNAVSKKHGEVTRRMWHSLWPDRREEDVPIGHVTNGVHVPTWIDPKMELLLNSHLWPNWLDDHDNPDTIRLVDDIPDRELWDTHNWLKMKLILNIMDRARRQWLEESPEPSCLLGAGLFLDPNVLTLGFARRFTTYKRAALILSDPERLKKLLNDRWKPVQVVFAGKAHPDDKPAQEILRKVFLAAKDPAFGGRIAFVEDYNEQFAQYLTHGVDVWLNNPQPPLEACGTSGMKAAINGVPHLSVRDGWWVEGYRGGNGWVFGSDGGERDDAADAASLYRTLEEEIVPLYYDTGSDGMPQGWVRVMKEAMKTAMPFFNARRMVKEYARRFYHPAMAACGVHVRQ encoded by the coding sequence ATGAGCGACGGCAACGGCAAGAGGCGGTTCCCGGGGCTCCCCGAGCGCATCGCCGGGCTTGAGGAGCTGGCCTTCAACCTCTGGTGGAGCTGGCACCCGGAGGCGAGAAACCTCTTCAAGATGCTCCACCGGACGGCCTGGAAGGAGAGCGTGCACAACCCCGTGCTCGAACTGCACGAGCTGGGCCCCGCCGTGTTCGCGCAGGCCGTCAAGGACGAAAGGTTCCTGCGGCACTACGACGCCGTCATGTCCCGGTTCCACGGGGACATCGGCTCCGCGGGATGGTTCCACAACGCAGTCGCCGAGCCCGATGCCTTCACCATAGCTTTTTTCTCGGCGGAGTACGGGCTTCAGCATTCCCTTCCCTTTTATGCCGGCGGACTGGGCTTTCTGGCGGGGGACATTCTCAAGGAGTGCAGCAACCTCAGGGTGCCCCTGGTGGGCGTGGGGTTCATGTATCCCCAGGGCTATCTCAGGCAGAGGATGGCCGCCGACGGGACGCAGATAAGCCAGAGCCAGCCCCTTGAGCGGGAGAAGGCGCCCATCGAGCGGGTCGGCGGCGCGGACGGAAACCCCCTGCTGGTCCGGGTGCCGGCCGGGGAGCCCCCCATATTCGTGGAGGTCTGGCGCGTCCAGGTGGGCAACGTCCCCCTGTACCTCATGGACACGGACGTCGAGCCCAACAGCATGGAGGACAGGGGCATATCCTCGCACCTGTACGTCGGGGACCCGGAAGGAAGGCTCAGGCAGGAGATGGTCCTGGGCATCGGCGGGGTGGAGGTCCTGAACGCCCTGGACATACACTGCTCGGTGCTTCACCTGAACGAGGGGCATCCGGCCTTCGCGGTCCTGGAGAGGGTCCGCGAAATGGTCAAGGACGGGGCGGCCCCCGCCCAGGCCGTCGAGCTGGTCAGACAGGCCACCATCTTTACCACCCATACGCCGGTGCCCGCGGGCCACGACGTCTTTGATTTTGCTCTCATGGAGAAGCACTTCTCCTCCTACCGCCCCGACCTGGGCCTCTCCAGGGAGGAGTTTCTGGCGCTGGGCAGAAACCCCGAGAGGCCCGAGCAGGGGTTCAACATGACGGCCTTCGCCCTGAGGAGCGCCGCCCACAGCAATGCGGTCAGCAAGAAGCACGGCGAGGTGACCCGCCGCATGTGGCACTCCCTGTGGCCCGACAGGCGGGAGGAGGACGTCCCCATCGGGCACGTCACCAACGGCGTGCACGTGCCCACGTGGATAGATCCCAAGATGGAGCTTCTCCTGAACAGCCACCTCTGGCCCAACTGGCTCGACGACCACGACAACCCCGACACCATACGGCTGGTGGACGACATTCCCGACCGGGAGCTGTGGGACACCCACAACTGGCTGAAGATGAAGCTCATCCTGAACATCATGGACCGGGCCCGGCGCCAGTGGCTGGAGGAGTCCCCCGAGCCCTCCTGCCTCCTGGGAGCGGGCCTGTTTCTGGACCCCAACGTGCTCACCCTGGGGTTTGCCCGGAGGTTCACGACATACAAGCGGGCAGCGCTGATTCTCTCGGACCCCGAAAGATTGAAGAAGCTCCTGAACGACCGGTGGAAGCCCGTGCAGGTCGTCTTTGCGGGAAAGGCCCACCCCGACGACAAGCCCGCCCAGGAAATCCTGAGAAAGGTCTTTCTGGCCGCGAAGGACCCCGCCTTCGGGGGGCGCATCGCCTTCGTGGAGGACTACAACGAGCAGTTCGCCCAGTACCTCACCCACGGCGTGGACGTCTGGCTCAACAACCCGCAGCCTCCCCTGGAGGCCTGCGGCACCAGCGGGATGAAGGCGGCCATAAACGGGGTCCCCCACCTCTCCGTGCGCGACGGCTGGTGGGTGGAGGGCTACCGGGGAGGAAACGGATGGGTCTTCGGCTCAGACGGCGGGGAGCGCGACGACGCCGCCGACGCCGCCTCGCTCTACCGCACCCTGGAGGAAGAGATCGTCCCGCTTTATTACGACACCGGCAGCGACGGCATGCCCCAGGGATGGGTGCGCGTGATGAAGGAAGCCATGAAGACCGCCATGCCCTTCTTCAACGCCCGGCGGATGGTCAAGGAATACGCCCGCAGGTTCTACCACCCGGCCATGGCGGCCTGCGGCGT